In the Natronolimnobius baerhuensis genome, one interval contains:
- the dph5 gene encoding diphthine synthase: MLTFIGLGLYDDRSITVEGRDALRDADRAYAEFYTSKLIGTTLEDLEAAYETDIEVRDRAGVEQEPDDILAAAKDEDVAFLTAGDTMISTTHVDLRLRAHERGIETHVIHGVTAQTATSSLTGLQNYRFGKATTLPFPYAHGADGLPASVTNTIDDNRADGLHTVVYLDIKAAREEYMTASTGAELLAEEYPDLVGVVVARAGSPDPLVEAGTMDELADREFGDPLHLLVIPGDCHLLEADALVELAGADRGALEIA; the protein is encoded by the coding sequence ATGCTCACCTTCATCGGGCTTGGCCTCTACGACGACCGTTCGATCACCGTCGAAGGTCGGGACGCCCTTCGAGACGCTGATCGCGCCTATGCCGAGTTCTACACCAGCAAACTCATCGGCACGACACTCGAGGACCTCGAGGCCGCCTACGAAACTGACATCGAGGTTCGAGACCGCGCTGGCGTCGAACAGGAACCGGACGATATCCTCGCAGCCGCCAAAGACGAGGACGTCGCTTTCCTGACTGCGGGAGACACGATGATTTCGACGACGCACGTCGACCTCCGACTCCGGGCACACGAGCGCGGAATCGAGACACACGTGATCCACGGCGTCACTGCCCAGACGGCTACCAGTTCACTTACAGGACTGCAGAACTATCGGTTTGGGAAGGCAACGACGCTTCCGTTTCCCTACGCCCACGGCGCGGATGGGTTGCCCGCGAGCGTCACGAATACAATCGACGACAATCGGGCAGACGGCCTTCATACCGTCGTCTACCTCGATATCAAAGCCGCACGCGAGGAGTACATGACCGCAAGTACGGGTGCAGAACTACTCGCCGAGGAATACCCCGACCTCGTCGGCGTCGTCGTCGCTCGAGCAGGCAGTCCCGACCCGCTCGTCGAAGCCGGGACGATGGACGAACTCGCAGATCGGGAGTTCGGTGATCCGCTGCATCTGCTCGTGATCCCCGGAGACTGTCACCTGCTCGAGGCCGATGCGCTCGTCGAACTGGCCGGAGCCGACAGGGGCGCCCTCGAGATTGCCTAA
- a CDS encoding ThuA domain-containing protein — MATRVTVWNENVHEQESDDVAERYPDGIHGAIASFLEDAGFETRTATLQEPEHGLTEDVLAETDVLVWWSHCANHELSDQVATRVVNRVHDGMGFIPLHSAKNSKPFKRLLGTTCNIKYRHGGETERLWAVDFGHPIVDGLPESFEIPETEMYGEPYDVPEPDRTVFISWFEGGEVFRSGLCYRRGRGRIFAFRPGHEEYPIYYQDEVQRVIENAVHWATPNEGAADPDWGQNDPIEPLE, encoded by the coding sequence ATGGCTACACGCGTGACGGTCTGGAACGAGAACGTTCACGAACAGGAATCGGACGACGTCGCCGAGCGCTACCCTGACGGCATCCACGGGGCAATCGCGTCCTTTCTCGAGGATGCTGGCTTCGAGACTCGAACTGCAACCCTGCAGGAACCCGAACACGGCCTCACTGAGGACGTGCTCGCAGAGACGGACGTACTCGTCTGGTGGTCACACTGTGCGAATCATGAACTGAGCGACCAGGTGGCCACACGCGTCGTCAATCGGGTCCACGATGGAATGGGCTTTATTCCGCTCCACTCTGCGAAGAACTCCAAACCGTTCAAACGGCTCTTGGGGACGACCTGTAACATCAAGTACCGCCACGGCGGCGAAACCGAACGCCTCTGGGCGGTCGACTTCGGTCATCCCATCGTCGACGGCCTGCCGGAGTCGTTCGAAATCCCCGAAACCGAGATGTACGGCGAACCCTACGACGTCCCCGAACCCGACCGAACGGTGTTCATCTCGTGGTTCGAAGGCGGCGAAGTGTTCCGTTCCGGACTCTGCTATCGCCGCGGGCGCGGACGCATCTTCGCGTTCCGACCCGGTCACGAGGAGTACCCGATCTACTACCAGGACGAAGTCCAGCGCGTGATCGAAAACGCCGTCCACTGGGCCACGCCGAACGAGGGCGCGGCCGACCCAGACTGGGGCCAAAACGACCCCATCGAACCGCTCGAGTAA
- a CDS encoding RICIN domain-containing protein, protein MSRRQTLAVLAAGLTTAGVATTATADSHEADVWSDGGTWYAEAHGSEVYSGSDYITAIQAAVDGLTDGRQSKETVIVWDSGTADLGGDTGVELPSYTVLDIRETMTVPGSGGVPIYADSVESIEIPTYSLEGSPDMGVQIQRASDVYFGDVTMDIDSGLGIRIDNAYETGNAVTTEDVTIDSATISGSGSHAVETYGVHDIDIGTVETEDTGGCGLLLNDTSSANVDLVDAIRADEGGGYAGFRCANDAGPNIHVDEVRASNCGRGVFTVSGSHGITIDHVDIDSCGSNLIQDSRDVEINGGSITDCGGEGVRIDSRSDDGHHHTRDVTIQYVDIHGNDYGVLETGPDTEENAILDNDFCDNGTDIETYASSTTVSGNTYCNSGGGGDGPISDGTYRITNVNSGNLLEVESAETEEGANVQQWSDTGCSCQHWHVSEEGDGIYTLENANSGHLLDVDALGTDEGDTLIQWSDTGGDNQRFVIEDVGGGEYRLENVNSGLVVDVYGGRTDDGDDVIQWSWSGDDNQRWTFEEV, encoded by the coding sequence ATGAGCCGCCGACAGACGTTGGCAGTACTGGCAGCAGGACTGACGACTGCTGGCGTCGCAACCACCGCAACTGCGGACAGCCACGAGGCGGATGTCTGGTCCGATGGCGGGACCTGGTACGCCGAAGCCCACGGCTCGGAAGTGTACAGCGGCAGCGACTACATTACGGCGATTCAGGCCGCTGTCGACGGACTCACCGACGGCCGCCAGTCCAAAGAGACGGTCATTGTTTGGGACTCGGGCACGGCTGACCTCGGCGGCGACACCGGCGTTGAACTCCCAAGTTACACCGTACTCGACATTCGTGAGACGATGACGGTCCCCGGGTCGGGCGGGGTTCCGATCTACGCTGACTCGGTCGAATCAATCGAGATTCCGACCTACTCGCTCGAGGGCAGCCCCGATATGGGCGTCCAGATTCAGCGCGCGAGCGACGTGTACTTCGGTGACGTGACGATGGACATCGACTCCGGCCTTGGCATTCGAATCGACAACGCCTACGAGACCGGCAACGCGGTGACGACCGAGGACGTGACCATCGACTCGGCGACGATTTCCGGATCGGGCTCACACGCCGTCGAAACCTACGGCGTTCACGACATCGACATCGGAACCGTCGAGACGGAAGACACCGGCGGCTGTGGCCTCCTGTTAAACGACACGAGCAGCGCAAACGTCGACCTCGTTGACGCCATCCGCGCGGACGAGGGCGGCGGCTACGCCGGCTTCCGCTGTGCGAACGACGCCGGCCCGAACATCCACGTCGACGAGGTTCGCGCGAGCAACTGCGGGCGCGGCGTCTTCACTGTCTCGGGCAGCCACGGCATCACAATCGACCACGTCGATATCGATTCCTGCGGTTCGAACCTGATTCAGGACTCGAGAGACGTCGAGATCAACGGCGGATCGATTACGGACTGCGGGGGCGAGGGTGTCCGCATCGACTCGCGCAGTGACGACGGCCACCACCACACGCGCGACGTGACGATCCAGTACGTCGACATCCACGGCAACGATTACGGCGTCCTCGAGACCGGCCCCGACACGGAAGAAAACGCGATTCTCGACAACGACTTCTGTGATAACGGCACCGACATCGAGACCTACGCCAGCAGTACGACGGTCAGTGGCAACACCTACTGCAACAGCGGTGGCGGCGGTGACGGTCCGATTTCGGACGGGACCTACCGGATCACGAACGTCAACAGCGGGAATCTCCTCGAGGTCGAAAGCGCCGAGACGGAAGAAGGCGCGAACGTCCAGCAGTGGAGCGACACCGGCTGTTCCTGCCAGCACTGGCACGTTAGCGAGGAAGGGGACGGCATCTACACTCTCGAGAACGCAAACAGCGGCCATCTACTCGATGTCGACGCGCTTGGCACCGACGAGGGCGATACGCTGATCCAGTGGTCCGATACGGGCGGCGACAACCAGCGATTCGTTATCGAAGACGTTGGCGGCGGCGAGTATCGACTCGAGAACGTCAACAGCGGGCTAGTCGTTGACGTCTACGGCGGGCGAACCGACGACGGCGACGATGTCATCCAGTGGTCCTGGAGTGGCGACGACAATCAGCGCTGGACGTTCGAGGAGGTATAG
- a CDS encoding LLM class flavin-dependent oxidoreductase, which translates to MKFGIFPIEGGDRWTGVVEQCQLAEDVGFETCWVNDHQATEGDNYWPSPLTRLTSIAEGTEDLELVTSVLILPLYHPLHVAQRAAMLDNISDGRLTLGVGLGYVEEEFEAFDVPMDERAGRMIEGLRFIDEFFRSDEPITFECPFFSVEDWEPLPKTVQDPRPPLWIGGWGDKQIARSVKFSDAWVPGVVADLGIVEDRKELQQERIEDSDQEWDEIAHPLMREAVIAETEEEVMERKKYLHETYVAEYGGEFSHPLMNADSVEDFEELADDRFIYGTPDQIIEQIEAMQERFPLTELTLRFHHSGMPADLVEDQIRLFGEEVIPAFE; encoded by the coding sequence ATGAAGTTCGGGATTTTCCCCATTGAAGGCGGTGACCGATGGACAGGCGTCGTCGAACAGTGCCAGCTCGCCGAAGACGTTGGATTCGAGACCTGCTGGGTCAACGACCACCAGGCGACCGAGGGCGACAACTACTGGCCCTCGCCGCTGACGCGCCTGACCAGTATCGCCGAAGGCACGGAGGACCTCGAGTTGGTGACCTCCGTCCTCATCCTGCCGCTGTATCACCCGCTGCACGTCGCCCAGCGCGCGGCGATGCTCGATAACATCTCCGACGGTCGACTCACGCTCGGCGTCGGACTCGGCTACGTCGAAGAGGAGTTCGAGGCATTCGACGTGCCAATGGACGAACGCGCCGGTCGGATGATCGAAGGCCTTCGATTCATCGACGAGTTCTTCCGCAGCGACGAACCGATCACGTTCGAGTGTCCGTTCTTCTCGGTCGAAGACTGGGAGCCGCTGCCGAAGACGGTACAGGACCCGCGCCCACCGCTGTGGATCGGCGGCTGGGGCGACAAACAGATCGCTCGCTCGGTGAAGTTCTCCGATGCGTGGGTGCCGGGCGTCGTCGCCGACCTCGGCATCGTCGAAGACCGCAAGGAACTCCAGCAAGAGCGCATTGAAGACAGCGATCAGGAGTGGGACGAGATCGCCCACCCACTAATGCGCGAAGCCGTCATCGCCGAGACCGAAGAGGAGGTCATGGAACGCAAGAAATACCTCCACGAGACCTATGTCGCGGAGTACGGCGGCGAGTTCTCGCACCCACTGATGAACGCCGACAGCGTCGAGGACTTCGAGGAACTGGCAGATGACCGCTTCATCTACGGCACGCCGGACCAGATCATCGAACAGATCGAAGCGATGCAAGAGCGGTTCCCGCTTACTGAACTGACGCTTCGATTCCACCACTCGGGCATGCCCGCCGACCTGGTCGAAGACCAGATCCGCCTGTTCGGTGAGGAAGTCATCCCCGCCTTCGAGTAA
- a CDS encoding mandelate racemase/muconate lactonizing enzyme family protein, translated as MEIATVSGYALSSPIDPVQDRLFHGGTRRLHKRDVVLVVVETRDGTRGFATAGASSSAMREYFEGDSQGTFADVVNDTIADALEGETLEEITDVAALIRDTALPAHLQTEAISALDVALYDIRGKELGAPIYELLAEEYDDEPTTEIPLYASAGMYMEPEGYADQAAVIEDAGFFGYKYRPGIGPEGDRQTVELLAERLSETEFMLDVHTWWKLGEAYGEDVVRDLVEHAADSGAYWVEEPVEPTDREGYRRLAETGAPLAGGESEETPASLVELGETGSVAFLQGDVRHHEGFTGCLPAIESCRGRDVEFVPHNFGTWVGLIANAHLVAAAPEVRLLEYPVFENDPLIDAEPDPGMYPFELSFDILEGEPAVSDGRLTVPDGPGLGLEVDLDVIEEYPFTEGPWTEFQYDDE; from the coding sequence ATGGAAATCGCGACAGTGAGCGGCTACGCTCTCTCGTCACCAATCGACCCAGTACAGGACCGGCTGTTCCATGGCGGCACGCGCCGTCTGCACAAGCGCGATGTTGTCCTCGTCGTCGTCGAAACGCGCGATGGCACCCGCGGGTTCGCAACCGCTGGAGCCAGCAGTTCCGCGATGCGCGAGTACTTCGAGGGCGACTCACAGGGGACGTTCGCCGATGTGGTCAACGACACCATCGCCGACGCACTCGAGGGTGAGACACTCGAGGAGATCACTGACGTGGCGGCGCTCATTCGAGATACCGCATTACCAGCGCACCTGCAGACGGAAGCGATTTCGGCGCTCGATGTCGCACTGTACGATATCCGCGGAAAGGAACTCGGTGCACCAATTTACGAGTTGCTCGCCGAGGAGTACGACGACGAGCCGACGACGGAGATTCCGCTGTACGCGAGCGCGGGCATGTACATGGAACCCGAGGGCTACGCCGACCAGGCCGCAGTCATTGAAGACGCGGGCTTTTTCGGCTACAAGTACCGGCCCGGGATCGGTCCCGAGGGCGACCGCCAGACGGTCGAGTTGCTCGCAGAGCGACTCTCGGAGACGGAATTCATGCTCGACGTCCACACCTGGTGGAAACTCGGCGAAGCCTACGGCGAAGACGTCGTCCGCGACCTTGTCGAACACGCCGCGGATTCGGGTGCCTACTGGGTCGAAGAACCCGTCGAGCCGACCGACCGCGAGGGGTATCGTCGGCTCGCCGAAACGGGCGCGCCACTCGCCGGCGGCGAAAGCGAGGAGACACCTGCGTCACTCGTCGAGCTCGGCGAAACCGGATCGGTCGCGTTCTTGCAAGGCGACGTTCGCCACCACGAGGGCTTCACTGGCTGTCTCCCAGCAATCGAGTCCTGCCGTGGCCGCGACGTCGAGTTCGTCCCGCACAACTTCGGCACCTGGGTCGGTCTCATCGCCAACGCCCACCTCGTCGCCGCCGCGCCGGAGGTCCGACTGCTCGAGTACCCCGTCTTCGAGAACGACCCGCTCATCGACGCCGAGCCGGATCCGGGCATGTACCCCTTCGAACTGTCCTTTGACATTCTCGAGGGCGAACCCGCGGTCTCTGACGGGCGGTTGACCGTCCCTGACGGGCCGGGACTCGGACTCGAGGTCGACCTCGACGTCATCGAGGAGTATCCCTTCACCGAGGGGCCGTGGACTGAGTTCCAGTACGACGACGAGTAA
- a CDS encoding dihydrodipicolinate synthase family protein, translated as MTVAADDVREHLRGVAVGLLTPFDDEGRIIHDDIRENAETLSSAGIETFLATANISEYHSLSQDERVAVAETSVDALPDDACVLAGVGGSTTNAIDLIERYDEIGVDAMMIMPPDHTYIHERGLLEYYRKLDAATETPLVPYVRGFEPSVEYLGDLTRIDGVVGIKYALPDPIKLGAGVAAGADDVVWVDGLAEPYAVSFWAEGIEGFSAGVSNFRPEVGLALFDALSSGDWERARELRNACLPYQQFREETGQHNEIPGAISVSAVKKALELAGLNGGNVREPIQPLSDADERRAEEIYQQLDDDLERLLE; from the coding sequence ATGACAGTTGCAGCTGACGACGTACGGGAGCATCTCCGCGGTGTCGCCGTTGGACTGCTGACGCCGTTCGACGACGAGGGTCGGATCATCCACGATGACATCCGCGAGAACGCCGAGACACTCTCGAGTGCCGGTATCGAAACGTTCCTCGCGACGGCGAACATCAGCGAGTATCACTCTCTTTCGCAAGACGAACGCGTCGCAGTTGCGGAAACGAGCGTCGACGCACTGCCCGACGATGCCTGCGTCCTCGCCGGCGTTGGCGGCAGTACGACCAACGCAATCGACCTGATCGAGCGCTACGACGAGATCGGCGTCGACGCGATGATGATCATGCCGCCGGATCACACCTACATCCACGAGCGCGGCCTCCTCGAGTACTACCGAAAACTCGACGCGGCGACCGAGACGCCACTCGTTCCCTACGTCCGCGGCTTCGAGCCATCCGTCGAGTACCTCGGCGACCTCACCCGCATCGACGGCGTCGTCGGCATCAAGTACGCCCTGCCAGACCCGATCAAACTCGGCGCTGGCGTTGCCGCTGGCGCGGACGACGTCGTCTGGGTCGATGGCCTCGCCGAACCCTACGCCGTCTCCTTTTGGGCAGAAGGCATCGAAGGCTTCTCCGCCGGCGTCAGCAACTTCCGCCCCGAAGTCGGCCTCGCACTCTTCGACGCACTCTCGAGTGGCGATTGGGAACGCGCCCGCGAACTTCGAAACGCTTGCCTGCCGTACCAGCAGTTCCGCGAGGAAACTGGCCAGCACAACGAGATTCCCGGTGCAATCAGCGTCTCCGCAGTGAAAAAGGCACTCGAACTCGCCGGACTCAACGGCGGCAACGTGCGCGAACCCATTCAGCCGCTGTCGGACGCGGACGAACGCCGCGCCGAAGAGATTTATCAGCAACTCGACGACGACCTCGAGCGCCTGCTCGAGTAG
- a CDS encoding mandelate racemase/muconate lactonizing enzyme family protein, with protein MHITDLETIPISHSLPDGHGLGDARSFGHDRATTLLRLETDTGLEGWGEAFAPGRIVEATVAELFAEDVLGMDPFAVESLAVESYTNPYHFGGDVFVQSVVSAIDVACWDIIGKSLERPVHRILGGTECESLVPYASTMYFTEQERPLEEPIQEAVDEGFTAAKIKIGANTDTDVERVRTAREVLGDDGRLMVDMNGNYRPHQAIETAHAIAEYDIDWIEEPVPPENDSGYQDVKAATDIPIAAGEAHYGRFAFKKLIDNRAVDIVQPNLGRCGGLSEARLIADMATTENVAVRPHIWNSAVGMAAAIQFAASVTDYPHTRNIPDPMLIEFDRSENPLREDLLESPFDPSGGELDVPQEPGLGISIDEDALERYRSDE; from the coding sequence ATGCACATCACCGATCTCGAGACGATTCCGATCAGCCACTCACTGCCTGACGGCCACGGCCTCGGCGACGCGCGAAGCTTCGGCCACGACCGGGCGACGACACTCCTGCGATTGGAAACGGATACCGGTCTCGAGGGCTGGGGCGAGGCGTTCGCACCGGGACGAATCGTCGAGGCAACGGTCGCGGAACTGTTCGCCGAGGACGTACTCGGGATGGACCCATTCGCCGTCGAATCGCTCGCCGTCGAGTCCTATACGAACCCGTATCATTTCGGCGGGGATGTCTTCGTCCAGAGCGTCGTCAGCGCCATCGACGTGGCCTGCTGGGATATTATCGGCAAATCACTCGAGCGGCCGGTCCACCGGATTCTCGGCGGCACAGAGTGCGAGTCGCTCGTCCCCTACGCCTCAACGATGTACTTCACCGAGCAAGAGCGCCCGCTCGAAGAGCCGATTCAGGAAGCCGTCGACGAGGGATTCACGGCGGCGAAGATCAAGATCGGCGCGAACACCGACACTGACGTCGAACGGGTGCGAACCGCTCGAGAGGTTCTCGGCGACGACGGCCGATTGATGGTCGACATGAACGGCAACTATCGGCCCCACCAGGCAATCGAGACGGCACACGCGATTGCCGAGTACGACATCGACTGGATCGAAGAGCCAGTGCCGCCGGAAAACGACAGTGGCTATCAGGACGTGAAAGCGGCCACCGACATCCCAATTGCTGCTGGCGAAGCCCACTACGGTCGATTCGCGTTCAAGAAACTTATCGACAACCGTGCGGTCGATATCGTCCAGCCGAACCTCGGCCGCTGTGGTGGGCTCTCGGAAGCCCGACTTATCGCCGACATGGCGACCACCGAAAACGTCGCCGTCAGACCCCACATCTGGAACAGCGCCGTCGGCATGGCCGCTGCAATCCAGTTCGCCGCGAGCGTCACCGACTACCCGCACACCCGCAACATCCCCGACCCCATGCTGATCGAGTTCGACCGCAGCGAGAACCCACTTCGGGAAGACCTTCTCGAGTCGCCGTTCGATCCATCCGGCGGCGAACTCGACGTCCCACAGGAACCCGGACTCGGGATTTCAATCGACGAGGACGCCCTCGAGCGCTATCGCAGCGACGAGTAA
- a CDS encoding NAD-dependent epimerase/dehydratase family protein translates to MNVLVTGAYGRCGTAIIDHLHDRDDYEFTYLNRSDRDDSHPYGGYDTVLADVGDYNAIRPAFDGQDAVIHLAAYPETDGTWEQVHDPNIEGMHNVLKAADDAGVETMIFGSTNHVMGMYEEEHAPDIYQPGHGIALERTDPVRPDSYYGTTKAFGENLGRQYVENDSALERCYAIRICTVNSAAYDHPYGDAEEKADNDEFEHGSDEYDRNVARMKAMWQSRRDFAHQIDCCLQADLDGFEIFHGVSDNDRRWYSLEHARSLIGYTPQDNGEEWDEPPA, encoded by the coding sequence ATGAACGTACTGGTCACTGGCGCGTACGGTCGGTGCGGCACAGCGATCATCGACCATCTTCATGACCGCGACGACTACGAGTTTACTTATCTGAACCGGTCGGATCGCGACGACAGTCACCCATACGGCGGTTACGACACTGTTCTTGCAGACGTCGGCGACTACAACGCCATTCGACCTGCCTTCGACGGACAGGACGCCGTAATCCACCTTGCGGCGTATCCCGAGACAGACGGCACCTGGGAGCAGGTCCACGATCCGAACATCGAGGGTATGCACAACGTACTCAAGGCGGCCGACGACGCTGGCGTCGAGACGATGATTTTCGGCTCGACGAACCACGTCATGGGCATGTACGAGGAAGAACACGCGCCAGACATCTATCAGCCGGGGCACGGAATAGCTCTCGAGCGAACCGATCCCGTGCGCCCTGATTCGTACTATGGGACGACCAAGGCGTTCGGTGAGAACCTCGGCCGCCAGTACGTCGAGAACGACTCTGCACTTGAGCGGTGTTACGCGATCCGAATCTGTACGGTCAATTCGGCTGCGTACGATCACCCGTACGGTGATGCCGAAGAGAAAGCGGACAACGACGAGTTCGAACACGGCAGCGACGAGTACGACCGAAACGTCGCCCGCATGAAAGCGATGTGGCAATCTCGCCGGGATTTCGCCCATCAGATCGACTGTTGTCTGCAGGCCGATCTCGATGGGTTCGAGATTTTTCACGGCGTCAGTGATAACGACCGACGCTGGTACTCACTCGAGCACGCGCGCTCGCTTATCGGCTACACGCCACAGGATAACGGCGAGGAGTGGGACGAACCGCCAGCGTAG
- a CDS encoding L-rhamnose mutarotase: MERIAFHLAIVDGQRDAYRETHENVHDALEAAYLESDAGIETYSVFERDGHVFGFLELEDPDALKEVMNESEAQADWDKVMDGILEPSEDGGWMDEVYRLR, translated from the coding sequence ATGGAGCGAATTGCGTTCCACCTAGCAATCGTCGACGGACAGCGCGATGCGTATCGAGAGACTCACGAAAACGTCCACGACGCACTCGAGGCGGCGTATCTCGAGTCCGACGCCGGCATCGAGACCTACTCCGTCTTCGAGCGAGACGGCCACGTCTTCGGGTTTCTGGAACTCGAGGACCCAGATGCGCTCAAGGAGGTCATGAACGAGAGCGAGGCCCAGGCTGATTGGGACAAGGTGATGGACGGCATTCTCGAGCCAAGCGAGGACGGCGGGTGGATGGACGAAGTGTATCGGCTGCGGTGA
- a CDS encoding Gfo/Idh/MocA family protein, whose amino-acid sequence MIRTAILGLGGFGKLLAQQLLDHPNATLEAVVDVNTDNLETAVEEFGVDEDACYTDETALYDAHDLDAVIIATPPAFHHRQIFEAFDRGLHVLCEKPVVIDLEEAREVAALFEDSSQVLMAGYQRHLDPAFSRGYERWNEGDAEPTFMTGELTQDWTHHFESGTNWRTDPDVGGRGHLFSVGTHVLESLVWMTGLKPESVSAEMTFYDDAEEIDQESVLSIRFANGTLASMSDTATAPTERERIRIWDDDGALELTSRDWGRPTLTELDADGAESVCAVDHEDAPGKVEAFLEAIESGTEPPATVDDVVRVTALLDAAYESARTGERVTVDLE is encoded by the coding sequence ATGATTCGGACTGCGATTCTGGGGCTCGGCGGGTTTGGAAAATTGCTCGCACAGCAACTGCTCGACCATCCGAACGCGACGCTCGAGGCCGTCGTCGACGTGAATACGGACAATCTCGAGACGGCAGTCGAGGAGTTCGGCGTCGATGAGGACGCCTGTTACACCGACGAAACGGCGCTGTACGACGCCCACGATCTCGATGCAGTCATTATCGCGACGCCACCGGCGTTTCATCACCGCCAGATTTTCGAGGCGTTCGACCGCGGCCTCCACGTGCTCTGTGAGAAGCCGGTCGTCATCGACCTCGAGGAGGCTCGAGAGGTCGCTGCGCTGTTCGAAGACAGTTCGCAGGTGCTGATGGCGGGCTATCAGCGTCATCTCGATCCGGCGTTCAGCCGGGGCTACGAGCGCTGGAACGAGGGCGATGCAGAGCCGACGTTCATGACCGGCGAACTCACCCAGGACTGGACGCATCACTTCGAGTCCGGCACGAACTGGCGAACGGACCCCGACGTGGGCGGGCGTGGCCATCTCTTTAGCGTCGGCACGCACGTCCTCGAGTCACTCGTCTGGATGACTGGCCTCAAGCCCGAATCCGTGTCGGCCGAGATGACGTTCTACGACGATGCCGAAGAAATCGACCAAGAATCCGTCCTTTCGATTCGATTCGCAAACGGGACGCTCGCGTCGATGAGCGACACCGCAACTGCGCCGACCGAACGCGAGCGCATCCGTATCTGGGACGACGACGGCGCACTCGAGTTGACCAGTCGCGACTGGGGGCGGCCCACGCTGACAGAACTCGACGCCGACGGTGCCGAATCGGTCTGTGCGGTCGACCACGAGGACGCACCCGGGAAAGTCGAGGCCTTTCTCGAGGCCATCGAGTCCGGAACCGAACCGCCAGCGACGGTCGATGACGTCGTCCGAGTGACGGCACTGCTCGATGCAGCCTACGAGTCGGCGCGCACGGGCGAACGGGTAACAGTCGACCTCGAGTAG
- a CDS encoding carbohydrate-binding family 9-like protein, with the protein MTKTYSITRVTEEVPLTGEHTDTVWADVPALALEEFTWHDGDEPKPATTARLCYDEAALYAQFQVDDTEITASVTELNGPTFEDSSVELFADPTPGEDSRYFNFEPNCCGQFKLAWQETDWEERGIGRELIMPDVAEQVDVRTSVSGSTKASAPDDESWWLAARIPFAVLSDVTGLEIAPESGTEWRGNLYRSGLPDTQKSTWNPIAEPEPDYHSPSYFGRLAFE; encoded by the coding sequence ATGACGAAAACCTATTCGATCACTCGAGTCACCGAAGAGGTCCCACTCACGGGCGAGCACACTGACACAGTCTGGGCCGACGTTCCCGCGCTCGCACTCGAGGAGTTCACGTGGCACGACGGCGACGAACCGAAGCCGGCGACGACGGCGCGACTCTGTTACGACGAGGCGGCACTGTACGCGCAGTTTCAGGTCGACGACACCGAGATCACCGCGTCGGTGACCGAGTTGAACGGACCGACGTTCGAGGACAGTTCGGTCGAACTGTTCGCCGATCCGACTCCCGGCGAGGATTCGCGATATTTCAATTTCGAACCCAACTGCTGCGGACAGTTCAAACTTGCCTGGCAGGAAACCGACTGGGAGGAACGAGGGATCGGCCGCGAACTGATCATGCCCGACGTAGCCGAGCAGGTCGACGTTCGAACCTCGGTTTCAGGGTCGACGAAAGCGTCAGCGCCGGACGACGAGTCGTGGTGGCTGGCCGCCCGCATCCCGTTTGCCGTCCTCAGCGACGTGACCGGCCTCGAGATCGCACCCGAATCGGGAACCGAGTGGCGAGGGAACCTTTATCGCAGCGGCCTGCCGGACACCCAAAAGTCGACGTGGAACCCGATTGCGGAACCCGAACCCGACTACCACTCGCCGTCGTACTTCGGTCGACTGGCGTTCGAGTGA